AACCCTAGAGCTTTAACCAAATCCTTAATGATAGCATCAGCTTTTATTTTGCCTTTATAAGACCGTTGCAAAGTCTTTTTTACATTGAAAGAATAAGTGTCTATAACTTTTATAACTGTTGCTCTATCTGCTCCTAATGGCGTTGTAGTAATGCTATTTATTCGACCATTAAGAATTAACCCTTTGTCCTCAACATAGCCAGCAGTTATTGAAATGACCTCACCGCGTTTTAATTTATTCCTAGTTGATTCTGATAAATTGTAGATAGTGATTTCACTGATGTTTGGCTCCAAATCATCATCAAAAGGTACTTCAAACTCAATGTCTAAATCTGTATTATTAAACTTTAAATTGCCTGTTACGACCTCTACATATCGTTTAAATAATTTACTCATTGTTGTTCACCAACTTTAAAAATACTGTTTTATTCAAATTTGCAAATGTCACACGAGTTTCTTTACTTGATGGATCAATTGGAATAATATTCGGTGCTGGAAAGCGATTATCGAACACTTCATTAAATAAAGGCATAGCATAAACAAGCTTTTCACCTTGGACTAACATCTCTCCATCCTTTTGTAGGTCTAGCGTGAAGTAATCGTGTAAATCATTGTATCGAATTTCGATTATAAATAATTCAGCGCCCAGTTCCACCTCGAATCGATAGGGAATGAGCGCTTTTTCTATTTCTATATATTCAAAGTCAAGCATTGTTACACCACCCTTAGTTTTACGCCTACAGGAATTTTCTTCGGATCATAACTGTTCCACTTTTGTATGTCTTGCCACTTAGTACCATACTTTTTGCCAAGCGAAGAATACGTGTCGCCTTTTTTAACGACATGATATACAGGTGATTGTTTTTTATTTTCCGTTTGTTTGCGTCCAGCTTCAGTAACAGGTGCTGTAGCTGCTTTAACTTTGGGGTCTACATAAGATGATTGAGCAATACGAACTTCTGTTAAGGTGCAACTGAAATTATATCCATTCATCACTTTGGAACTGGCTTTAATAGATAAACCACTCATGAGCAAGTTCTTATAGATTCGACGTCCTTCATAAGTCA
This genomic interval from Lysinibacillus sphaericus contains the following:
- a CDS encoding phage baseplate plug family protein; protein product: MLDFEYIEIEKALIPYRFEVELGAELFIIEIRYNDLHDYFTLDLQKDGEMLVQGEKLVYAMPLFNEVFDNRFPAPNIIPIDPSSKETRVTFANLNKTVFLKLVNNNE
- a CDS encoding LysM peptidoglycan-binding domain-containing protein → MAEELVGKARLNGLLIHVVSEDADFNVDIPTHKVEKGINLSDHIERKPEVVKLSGLLIRPTNERVESLISKLKSIEVKGQLVTYEGRRIYKNLLMSGLSIKASSKVMNGYNFSCTLTEVRIAQSSYVDPKVKAATAPVTEAGRKQTENKKQSPVYHVVKKGDTYSSLGKKYGTKWQDIQKWNSYDPKKIPVGVKLRVV